One window from the genome of Dyella sp. A6 encodes:
- a CDS encoding ferritin-like domain-containing protein — MDYNPTSSWNVERLDFTRIDVARVRHDEDMFLLVCSASFVESGSDLYTRSLIAHFERDRELRDWLSQHWEREELQHGRALATYVRHVWPEFDWDGAFKGFLADYGAICTAAQLESSRGLELAARCVVETGTASLYRALNDLADEPVLRELTGCIKSDEVRHYKHFYQHFLRYREQEGLGRYRVFRAILRRVNEIRREDADMALRHVFNQCYPGQGVDEVAFRRVAARTQALLRQHMPAEMTMKMLLKPLALPARLQNALERPLTSLSRKLFLA; from the coding sequence TTGGACTACAACCCGACCTCATCCTGGAATGTCGAGCGTCTCGACTTCACACGCATCGATGTCGCCCGGGTGCGACACGACGAGGACATGTTCCTGCTGGTCTGCAGCGCATCGTTCGTGGAGAGCGGATCGGACCTGTACACCCGCAGCCTGATCGCACACTTCGAGCGCGACCGGGAGCTGCGCGACTGGCTGAGCCAGCACTGGGAACGCGAGGAATTGCAGCATGGCCGCGCACTGGCCACCTACGTGCGCCACGTCTGGCCCGAATTCGACTGGGACGGCGCATTCAAGGGTTTCTTGGCCGACTACGGCGCGATCTGCACTGCCGCCCAGCTCGAATCCAGCCGGGGCCTGGAACTGGCCGCCCGCTGCGTGGTGGAGACCGGCACGGCCAGCCTGTACCGCGCCCTCAACGACCTCGCCGACGAACCGGTGCTGCGCGAACTGACCGGCTGCATCAAGAGCGACGAGGTGCGCCACTACAAGCACTTCTACCAGCACTTCCTGCGTTACCGCGAGCAGGAAGGGCTGGGCCGCTACCGGGTATTCCGCGCGATCCTGCGGCGGGTCAACGAAATCCGCCGCGAAGACGCCGACATGGCACTGCGCCACGTGTTCAACCAGTGCTACCCCGGGCAAGGCGTGGACGAGGTGGCCTTCCGGCGCGTTGCCGCACGCACGCAGGCGCTGCTGCGGCAACACATGCCCGCCGAGATGACCATGAAAATGCTGCTCAAGCCACTGGCCTTGCCGGCACGGTTGCAGAACGCGCTGGAACGTCCATTGACGAGCCTGAGCAGGAAGCTGTTCCTGGCCTGA
- a CDS encoding DUF6491 family protein — protein sequence MSRMRLTIAVALAGLVAACSSVPLAQREQQRLAAYEAAAGAPVDSFRFFAPMWSWEPLSETRLVVYTRPDKAWLLDLDGACQNLEFANAIGLSSYIGQVSARFDRVYTGRGYIPCTIMHIRPVDVSKLKIEQAKQREIDSRPRPAAAPKSD from the coding sequence ATGTCACGTATGCGTCTGACGATCGCCGTTGCGTTGGCGGGCCTGGTCGCCGCCTGTTCGAGCGTGCCGCTTGCACAACGCGAGCAGCAACGCCTGGCCGCTTACGAGGCGGCTGCAGGCGCGCCGGTGGACAGCTTCCGTTTCTTCGCGCCGATGTGGTCGTGGGAGCCGCTGAGCGAGACCCGGCTGGTGGTCTACACCCGGCCGGACAAGGCTTGGCTGCTCGATCTGGATGGCGCCTGCCAGAATCTGGAGTTTGCCAATGCGATCGGCCTCAGTTCGTACATCGGGCAGGTGTCGGCACGCTTCGACCGGGTCTATACGGGGCGGGGATACATTCCCTGCACCATCATGCATATCCGACCGGTCGACGTGTCGAAGCTGAAGATCGAGCAGGCGAAACAGCGCGAAATCGACAGCAGGCCGCGGCCGGCGGCCGCGCCGAAGAGCGACTGA
- a CDS encoding LytTR family DNA-binding domain-containing protein produces MQTRSGFTYQDFQRWRRPAGIAALVLLVLVNTVFNGVVARIDNARLPGWEPWVWEGSSALLILLLIPMVLLALRRWPLQRDRWAGNLARHLVASVAFSLCHVAGMVAVRKLAYAAMGQRYQFGAWWPGERGAWWPDFGYEYLKDIRTYFFIIAMVMLWRLVLMRWQGEARLLAEPDEGPPVEPVDRPERFLVRKLGKEFLVNASEIEWLQAAGNYVNLHVCGRDYPLRATMAGIDERLDPARFVRVHRSYAVNLDYLAEIEPLDTGDARLHLRDGATIPCSRRYRGALRERFGQPVPAA; encoded by the coding sequence ATGCAGACCCGCTCCGGCTTCACCTACCAGGATTTCCAGCGCTGGCGGCGGCCGGCGGGCATCGCGGCGCTGGTGCTGCTGGTGCTGGTCAACACCGTGTTCAACGGCGTGGTGGCACGGATCGACAACGCGCGCCTGCCCGGCTGGGAGCCCTGGGTATGGGAGGGCAGCAGCGCGCTGCTGATCCTGCTGCTGATTCCGATGGTGCTGCTGGCGCTGCGGCGCTGGCCGCTGCAGCGGGACCGCTGGGCCGGCAATCTGGCGCGGCATTTAGTCGCCAGCGTGGCCTTCAGCCTGTGCCACGTGGCCGGCATGGTGGCAGTGCGCAAGCTCGCCTACGCCGCGATGGGCCAGCGCTACCAGTTCGGCGCCTGGTGGCCAGGCGAGCGTGGCGCCTGGTGGCCCGACTTCGGCTACGAATATCTAAAGGACATCCGCACCTACTTCTTCATCATCGCGATGGTGATGCTCTGGCGGCTGGTGCTGATGCGCTGGCAGGGTGAGGCGCGGCTGCTCGCCGAGCCGGACGAGGGGCCGCCAGTGGAACCGGTAGACCGGCCCGAGCGCTTCCTGGTGCGTAAGCTGGGCAAGGAATTCCTGGTCAACGCCAGCGAGATCGAGTGGCTGCAGGCTGCTGGCAACTACGTGAACCTGCATGTCTGCGGGCGCGACTACCCGCTGCGCGCCACCATGGCCGGCATCGATGAGCGGCTCGATCCGGCGCGTTTCGTGCGCGTGCACCGCAGCTACGCCGTGAACCTGGACTACCTTGCCGAGATCGAGCCGCTCGATACCGGTGATGCCCGGCTGCACCTGCGCGATGGTGCGACGATCCCGTGCAGCCGTCGCTATCGCGGCGCGCTGCGCGAGCGCTTCGGCCAGCCGGTGCCGGCGGCCTGA
- a CDS encoding FAD-binding oxidoreductase, with protein MNRRDLLKAALAAPLLPLLARAGALLPETVGAIGGIGGPAGRTLARIRPGQASWPASAEWDALRRAVGGRLLQPVSPFAHCPSDACSAALHQLDNPFALGDDPALTQTSGWADAWTSRPSAWAVAAECTADVVAAVNFARQHRLRLVVKGGGHSYQGTSDAPDSLLVWPRHMNKVTLHDAFVPRHGAGQVAPVPAVTLEAGALWIDAYHAVTTLGGRYVQGGGCTTVGVAGLVQSGGFGSFSKRYGSAAGNLLEAEVVTADGVVRVVNAHSEPELFWAIKGGGGGSLGVVTRLTLRTFDLPDYFGAVFGRIEAATPDAYRALIRHFVAFYRKMLFNPHWGEQAGFHNGNTLKLAMVFQGLTEAEARQTWAPFLAWVKARGEYTVSEPLAVAAIPARHFWDADYFRRHAPQYAVPDNRPGAPAYHMVWRNDVDQVGWFIHGYRSAWLPAALLRPAREAELADALFAASQQYDFALHFNKGLAGAPADAVDRARDTATHPHMLDAFALAICADGGAPAFPGMPGPSPDLTRARRQATKIDHAMDALLEVAPDAGSYVSESDYFLRDWQQRFWGPNYRRLAAAKRRYDPDGLFFVHHGVGSEDWSADGFTRQR; from the coding sequence ATGAATCGACGCGACCTGCTCAAAGCCGCCCTCGCCGCCCCACTGCTCCCGCTGCTGGCGCGGGCGGGCGCCCTGCTTCCCGAAACCGTCGGCGCCATCGGCGGCATCGGCGGCCCGGCAGGGCGCACCCTCGCCCGCATACGCCCCGGGCAGGCCAGCTGGCCGGCATCCGCCGAATGGGACGCGCTGCGCCGGGCCGTGGGCGGCCGGCTGCTGCAGCCGGTCTCGCCGTTCGCCCATTGCCCGTCCGACGCCTGCAGCGCGGCCCTGCACCAGTTGGACAACCCGTTCGCATTGGGGGACGACCCTGCGCTGACCCAGACCAGCGGCTGGGCCGACGCCTGGACCTCGCGTCCCAGCGCCTGGGCGGTGGCGGCCGAATGCACCGCCGACGTGGTCGCCGCGGTGAACTTCGCCCGCCAGCACCGCCTGCGGCTGGTGGTGAAGGGTGGCGGGCACAGCTATCAGGGCACGTCCGATGCCCCCGATTCGCTGCTGGTCTGGCCGCGTCACATGAACAAGGTGACGCTGCACGACGCCTTCGTACCCCGCCACGGCGCCGGCCAGGTGGCGCCGGTGCCGGCGGTGACGCTGGAGGCTGGCGCACTGTGGATCGATGCCTACCACGCCGTCACCACCCTGGGCGGACGCTACGTGCAGGGTGGCGGCTGCACGACGGTCGGCGTGGCGGGCCTGGTGCAGAGCGGCGGCTTCGGCAGCTTTTCCAAGCGCTACGGCAGCGCGGCCGGCAACCTGCTGGAGGCCGAAGTGGTCACTGCCGACGGCGTGGTGCGTGTGGTCAACGCCCACAGCGAGCCCGAACTTTTCTGGGCCATCAAGGGCGGCGGCGGCGGCAGCCTGGGCGTGGTGACCCGGCTGACCCTGCGCACGTTCGACCTGCCCGATTACTTCGGTGCCGTCTTCGGGCGCATCGAAGCCGCCACGCCGGATGCCTACCGCGCGCTGATCCGGCACTTCGTGGCGTTCTACCGCAAGATGCTGTTCAACCCGCACTGGGGCGAGCAGGCAGGCTTCCACAACGGCAACACCCTGAAGCTCGCGATGGTGTTCCAGGGCCTGACCGAGGCTGAGGCCAGGCAGACTTGGGCGCCGTTCCTGGCCTGGGTGAAGGCGCGGGGCGAATACACCGTCAGCGAACCACTGGCGGTCGCCGCGATTCCCGCGCGCCATTTCTGGGACGCGGACTACTTTCGCCGGCACGCGCCGCAATATGCCGTGCCCGACAACCGCCCGGGCGCGCCCGCCTATCACATGGTCTGGCGCAACGACGTGGACCAGGTGGGCTGGTTCATCCACGGCTACCGCTCCGCCTGGCTGCCCGCCGCCTTGCTGCGGCCTGCACGTGAAGCGGAGCTCGCCGATGCCCTTTTCGCCGCCTCGCAGCAGTACGACTTCGCGCTGCACTTCAACAAGGGCCTGGCCGGAGCCCCGGCCGACGCCGTCGACCGCGCACGCGACACCGCCACCCACCCGCACATGCTGGACGCCTTCGCGCTGGCGATCTGCGCTGACGGCGGAGCGCCCGCGTTCCCCGGCATGCCGGGCCCCAGCCCCGACCTGACCCGTGCACGCCGGCAGGCCACGAAGATCGACCACGCCATGGATGCGCTGCTCGAGGTCGCACCGGATGCGGGCTCGTACGTGTCCGAGAGCGACTATTTCCTGCG